The genome window GGCCTATGACGCTCTCGCACGCCAACCGGACGTCGTCCGAACCAAGCTTCTCGACGCCGCCCGCGGCTATTCCTGGGACATCGTTGCCGGGCGTTACATCGATCTCTATCGGTCGCTGAACGTCACCGCCGCCGACCGGATCTGATCCTAAAATCCCTCACGCCATCGCTAAGCGGATGATCTCGTCGAGCACGAATTTGCGCGATTGCGGCGGCGTCAGATTGTGGTCGGCATCCGGCAGCATCAGCAGCCGTACATTCGGATAGCGGGAAAGCTTGGCGCCGCGCGGCCCGAAATGGAAATAGACGTGGTCGAGCCCGACATCACCCTCGCTGTAGATCAGCGTCAGCGGCACCTTGCGCTTGGTAAACAGCGCGAAGGAATGCCGAACTTCGCGGGCAATATGGCGCCGGTCGGGAAGCAGCTCGAGCAGCGGCGCGATCCACGGCGACAGACGCCGGCCGCCGGCGATGACGATATTCTGCACCGCCGACACCACATCCACCTGACCGCTGATGAGCCGTTTCAGCGTGTCGATCCGCGCCAGGCGCTGACCGTAATCATCGAGGCTGCGGGGAACCGAGACGACATGCTCCTTGCGCACCGGTATCTCAGGGTCCCAGTAATAGACGAAGGGATTGATCGAGACGACCGCCTTCAAGCGCTCGTCGGTGACGCCGGCGCGGAAGGCGACATAACCGCCGCTGCATCGGCCGGCCACCATGATCGGACCGGCGACGATACTTTCGAGCAGATCGAGCGAGGCGACCGCATCCGCGGTCTGCGTATCCGAATAAAGCACCTGTTCCGGCGCATCCGGCCGCGGCGGGCTGTCCCCGACATTGGCGGAATCGAAGCGCAGCGAAACGACGCCCTGGCGGGCGAGTTCGCGCGCCATATCCACCGTCGTGCGTCCCCAGCCCGCATGCCGGTCATAGGCCGTCGACAGGAAGAGTACGGCATTGCCCTTGATCTCGCCGAGCGGCCGGCTGACGACGCCGACCAGATGATCGTGGCTGCCGAAACGCACCGGCGTTTCGGTAAAACCCTCGCCGGCAAGCGGCGGGCTCTCGATCACATCAGGCGAGTGGGGGGCGGATGTCTCCGTCGTCGTCGCCTCCAGCCAGGCCCTCAACCGCTCGACGACACCGGTCGGCGTCTTGGCAAACAGCGGATTGGTGGCGAGCTCGTCATAACCTTCGAAAACCGTCTGTTCGACGTCGGCGCCAAGCGCCTTCAGCGCATCGGCAAAGCCGCTATCATCGGCCCTGGCGGGACGCTCGAGGATCAGATAGCGCGACGCGGCAAGCCCCTGCGGCGAGGCGATGTTAAGCTTGCCAAGTTCGGCGGCGATCTCCTCGGGCATGACCAGCCCGGCAATCTGCACCTTCGCGGTCTGGACATGCTCCTTGCCGAGGCCGAGATCGGCATCGATGATCTTGGACCACATGTTGAGTTCGCGCAGATAGGCCCGGCCGCTCAGCACCGGCGCCAGCATGACGAGGCTGTCGACACCTTCGATCGAGGCGCCGATGCGATGGGCAAGCGTAGCGCCGAGGCCCTGTCCGATGAGGATGATGCGGTCGCAGCCGGAGAGCGATTTCAGCTCGGCGGCGGCGGCGCGGATCGAATTTTCCCAGGTTTCCAGCCGTGCCGGCAGCGCCCCGAAATCGAGCGCATCGCCGGTGCCGCGATAGTCGAAGCGCAGGCTCGGCATGCCGATATCGGCGAAATGCTCGGCCGCGACGCGGAAAAATTTGCGGCTGCACATTTCCTCGAAACCCCAGGGGCTGACGAACAGCACGGCGGCCGAACGCTTGTTGACCTCGGGATTTTCGGGCATGAACAGCCCGATCGTGCCGGCGAAGACGACAGGCAGGGCAGCGCTGCGTCCGGCGCCCTCGGCCGGGTCGAGCGAAAATTCGCCCGGCGCGACCTTGGCGCGGTCGGGATCGCCGGGAAGCCGCGGCGCGATGAAATTGATCGCGTGTCCCACAGGCCGCCGCAGCACGGGCGGCATCTTCTCGAGAATGGCGCGCATGACCTCGACATCCTCGGCCGGCACGGCGCGCAACACGCGCAGTGCGGCGAAATAGCAGAATGTGCCGGCGATGATCGCGGCGACGAGGCCGATCGGACCCTGGACGAATTCCAGCACGGAGATCGCTCCACAAGCACAGAGCACGGAGGCGAGCATCACCTTCGTCAGGCTTGTGTAGAGACTCGAGAGCTGGGATCCGAATCCTGTCTGTCTGATCATCATCACCGACATTGCAACGAAGACGAGAATGCGCACGAATGCGGCACCTTCTGCGGCAAGCCTAGGTACGATCAGTAAACAACCCGCTACCATCAGCAGGCCACCTATCACGCTGATCTTGAGGCGGGAGCGGGCCCGGTCCATCGACAGCAGATAGAGGCTGAGGATCTGCATGAAAGTATAGGCGGGCGCGACCAGCGCAAGCAGCGCCACCACCGTTCCGCTGCGGCGGAACGCTTCGCCGAACACCACCAGCACCAGTTCGCTGGAGATCGCGGCAAGCCCGAGGCTCATCGGCAGCACGATATAGGCCATGCTGCGGGTGACCGCGGCAAAAACCTCGACCGGCAAGGTCGAATCGTCGCTGTTGTGGCGCCGCTCGGAATAATAGGGCAGCAGGCTGCCGGTCATCTGGATCGGCAGTTGCAGGGCGATATTGGCGATCGACAGGCCGACGGCATAATAGCCGACCATCTCCACCGACCAGAATTGCTGCAGGAAGAGCAGTTCGAGCCGGTTGAGGAAGATCGAATCGATGATGAACTGGATCGACAGGATGACGGAGGAGGAGGCTAGATATTTCAGCGAGACCCCGCACCAGTCGCGCCGCGCCAGCAGGATCGGCAGCGTGGCGAAAAACAGCACGAGCTGGCCGAGCGCATAACCGACGAGAACGCCCTCGACGCCATAGAAAACGGCGCCGGCGGCAACACCGGCAAGCTGCACGATCGAGACGGCGACCGTCAGCTTGAAGAAGGCGCCGAGTTTTTTTTCGCCGATCAGGTAGAATTTGACGAAGGATCCGATCGCCTGGATGAAGAACAACACGCCGGTGACCAGAGCGACGGACGGCGCAGTCTCCGCCCAGTGCATCTTCTCGGAAGTCAGGAAGAACAGGGCATAGAGCGCCAACAGCGCGACGGTCGAAAACATCATGAAGCTGACGAGGATGGCGGCAAACCCCCGCCGGCGGCGTGCGTCGTAACCTTCCGCCGAAAGCTGCGGCAGGGTCTTCAAGAGCGTGATGCTGGAGCCGAGCTCGGCAATCGAGGCGCCCGTGACCACCAGCCAGAGGGAAAAAGCGACGATGCCGTTGGCTTCCGGCCCGAGCAGCCGCGCGGTTA of Rhizobium sp. BT04 contains these proteins:
- a CDS encoding alpha/beta fold hydrolase, which encodes MSKGIIANSVMNAAAGMLLLLTGFVSSIITARLLGPEANGIVAFSLWLVVTGASIAELGSSITLLKTLPQLSAEGYDARRRRGFAAILVSFMMFSTVALLALYALFFLTSEKMHWAETAPSVALVTGVLFFIQAIGSFVKFYLIGEKKLGAFFKLTVAVSIVQLAGVAAGAVFYGVEGVLVGYALGQLVLFFATLPILLARRDWCGVSLKYLASSSVILSIQFIIDSIFLNRLELLFLQQFWSVEMVGYYAVGLSIANIALQLPIQMTGSLLPYYSERRHNSDDSTLPVEVFAAVTRSMAYIVLPMSLGLAAISSELVLVVFGEAFRRSGTVVALLALVAPAYTFMQILSLYLLSMDRARSRLKISVIGGLLMVAGCLLIVPRLAAEGAAFVRILVFVAMSVMMIRQTGFGSQLSSLYTSLTKVMLASVLCACGAISVLEFVQGPIGLVAAIIAGTFCYFAALRVLRAVPAEDVEVMRAILEKMPPVLRRPVGHAINFIAPRLPGDPDRAKVAPGEFSLDPAEGAGRSAALPVVFAGTIGLFMPENPEVNKRSAAVLFVSPWGFEEMCSRKFFRVAAEHFADIGMPSLRFDYRGTGDALDFGALPARLETWENSIRAAAAELKSLSGCDRIILIGQGLGATLAHRIGASIEGVDSLVMLAPVLSGRAYLRELNMWSKIIDADLGLGKEHVQTAKVQIAGLVMPEEIAAELGKLNIASPQGLAASRYLILERPARADDSGFADALKALGADVEQTVFEGYDELATNPLFAKTPTGVVERLRAWLEATTTETSAPHSPDVIESPPLAGEGFTETPVRFGSHDHLVGVVSRPLGEIKGNAVLFLSTAYDRHAGWGRTTVDMARELARQGVVSLRFDSANVGDSPPRPDAPEQVLYSDTQTADAVASLDLLESIVAGPIMVAGRCSGGYVAFRAGVTDERLKAVVSINPFVYYWDPEIPVRKEHVVSVPRSLDDYGQRLARIDTLKRLISGQVDVVSAVQNIVIAGGRRLSPWIAPLLELLPDRRHIAREVRHSFALFTKRKVPLTLIYSEGDVGLDHVYFHFGPRGAKLSRYPNVRLLMLPDADHNLTPPQSRKFVLDEIIRLAMA